From the genome of Sinanaerobacter sp. ZZT-01:
TTAATGCCTTTACTGTCACTTTATGCGGACGGGTTAATTTACCGTATTGCCCAGGAAAGCTAAGACATCCTTCAACCACCTCTTGCGACCCCTCTGCAGTAATAATTTCAGGATTTACAAGCTTTAACAGCCCCGTTCCCATATCAATTACAACCAGCCGTTTCAGTATTCCGACCTGACAAGCCGCTAGCCCCGCTCCATTTTCCGTATTATACATGGTTTCTGCCATATCATCTAAAATTTGACGAATCCGATCATCTACCTTTTCCACCGCTTTGCTTTTTTTCCTTAAAATCGGATCTCCATCCAGTACTATGTTACGTAATGCCATAAGAAATATCATTCCTTTCTTTTGTTCATTAAATAAATTATTTAATTTCGTCACTGAAATTATACGTAATCAAAAAAATATGTTAATCAGTCTGCTTAAATTTTAAAAAGAAAGCATCTCCAAATGCTCCAGCAGAATTTTTATACCCATAAAAATCAGAATCATACCGCCGGCAAACTCAGCCCTCGATTTATATTTTGCCCCAAAAATAGTTCCAATTTTAACACCAAGTATCGAAAAAAACAAGGTGATAAAACCGATTTGGCAGACCGCTTCAAAAATATTTACTTTTAAGAATGCAAAAGTTACACCAATTGCCAATGCATCAATACTCGTCGCAACTGCAAGAATCAACATATGAGAAAAATTCATTCGATCATCAAAAACTTCGTCCTTGTTTCGA
Proteins encoded in this window:
- the def gene encoding peptide deformylase, translating into MALRNIVLDGDPILRKKSKAVEKVDDRIRQILDDMAETMYNTENGAGLAACQVGILKRLVVIDMGTGLLKLVNPEIITAEGSQEVVEGCLSFPGQYGKLTRPHKVTVKALNEKGEPILLEGEGELAKCFCHETDHLDGIVFVDQVTEWME
- a CDS encoding manganese efflux pump MntP family protein; the encoded protein is MSFLGLSLIAVGLSMDAFAVAVCKGLSMRRMQWKNAFIVSVYFASFQAVMPLIGYYIGVQFSEHIVQVDHWVAFVLLSIIGGNMILESRNKDEVFDDRMNFSHMLILAVATSIDALAIGVTFAFLKVNIFEAVCQIGFITLFFSILGVKIGTIFGAKYKSRAEFAGGMILIFMGIKILLEHLEMLSF